A section of the Methanococcus vannielii SB genome encodes:
- the moaC gene encoding cyclic pyranopterin monophosphate synthase MoaC — translation MLTHVDENGVKMVDVSIKKDVERSCTAIGFIKLKPETIEKINNKEIIKGDVLTTAQVAGIMAVKNTSNIIPMCHPLPIASVKISFEIFKDNIKAEATVKAIYKTGIEMESLTGVSVALLTILDMVKAIEKDEFGQYPNTEIYGIKVTEKTKGN, via the coding sequence ATGCTTACCCATGTTGATGAAAACGGCGTAAAAATGGTTGATGTATCCATAAAAAAAGACGTTGAACGAAGTTGCACTGCAATTGGATTTATAAAATTAAAGCCTGAAACAATTGAAAAAATTAACAATAAGGAAATTATAAAAGGAGACGTTTTAACAACGGCCCAAGTTGCCGGAATTATGGCAGTTAAAAATACATCCAATATTATTCCAATGTGCCATCCTTTACCTATTGCGTCGGTAAAAATCAGTTTTGAAATATTTAAAGATAATATAAAAGCAGAAGCTACTGTAAAAGCAATATATAAAACAGGAATTGAAATGGAAAGTTTAACTGGTGTTTCAGTTGCACTTTTAACAATCTTGGATATGGTAAAGGCAATTGAAAAAGATGAATTTGGCCAGTACCCAAATACCGAAATTTACGGCATAAAGGTTACAGAAAAAACTAAAGGAAATTAA
- a CDS encoding YcaO-related McrA-glycine thioamidation protein, with protein sequence MEDGINDINYALAAYRICTPEETFEKIGPIIKKIGVTRTARIDGLDRIGIPVFSSIRPSAKDGAISVYAGKGATEIQAKVSSTMEAIERYSAEFDENSKLELVKKPKNPVNLDELILPGGKNAEFTDTNEVDWVSGTDIISGKTFEVPINSIVHPYDGKQLFRSNTNGLASGNSMEEAIFHGMLEVIERDSWSISELSKNTYKRVNVDNAKNPLIHELIEKFKSAKINVILKDLTSEVGIPTIAAVSDDDILKDPSLLCMGVGCHIHPEIAVLRALTEVAQSRATQIHGAREDTNRGDIIRRIDYERMKRAHKKWYTFKEEVNIENIENKAKLNIKKDIETLKNTLKENGFDKIITVNLKKTEIDVVRVIIPKMELYSVDRDRISLWIKERIRRNLEKNLDLI encoded by the coding sequence ATGGAAGATGGTATAAACGATATAAACTATGCTCTTGCAGCGTACAGAATCTGTACTCCGGAAGAAACTTTCGAAAAAATAGGACCAATTATTAAAAAAATAGGAGTTACAAGAACTGCTAGGATTGATGGGCTTGATAGAATTGGAATTCCTGTTTTTTCATCAATTAGGCCTTCTGCAAAAGATGGTGCAATAAGTGTATATGCTGGAAAGGGTGCAACTGAAATTCAAGCAAAAGTTTCTTCGACAATGGAAGCAATTGAAAGATATTCTGCGGAATTTGATGAAAATTCGAAGCTTGAATTGGTAAAAAAACCTAAAAATCCGGTAAATCTTGATGAACTAATACTTCCGGGCGGAAAAAATGCCGAATTTACAGATACTAATGAAGTAGACTGGGTTAGTGGAACAGATATTATATCTGGAAAAACTTTTGAAGTTCCAATAAACAGCATTGTTCACCCTTATGATGGGAAACAACTGTTTAGAAGCAATACTAACGGTCTTGCATCTGGAAACTCGATGGAAGAAGCAATTTTTCACGGAATGTTAGAGGTAATAGAAAGGGATTCATGGAGTATTTCAGAACTTTCAAAAAATACGTATAAACGGGTAAACGTAGATAATGCCAAAAATCCACTAATTCACGAACTCATTGAAAAATTTAAAAGTGCTAAAATAAACGTCATATTAAAAGATTTAACTAGCGAAGTTGGAATTCCAACAATTGCTGCAGTTTCAGATGACGATATTTTAAAAGACCCCTCACTATTATGTATGGGTGTAGGTTGCCATATCCATCCAGAAATTGCAGTTTTAAGGGCATTAACTGAAGTTGCACAAAGTAGGGCAACCCAAATTCATGGGGCTCGTGAAGATACGAATAGAGGTGATATCATACGAAGAATAGATTATGAAAGAATGAAAAGGGCACATAAAAAATGGTACACCTTCAAAGAAGAAGTAAATATCGAAAATATTGAAAACAAGGCAAAATTAAATATTAAAAAAGACATTGAAACTTTAAAAAATACGTTAAAAGAAAACGGATTTGATAAGATTATTACGGTTAACCTGAAAAAAACAGAAATTGACGTTGTTAGGGTAATTATTCCAAAGATGGAGCTTTATAGTGTTGATAGGGATAGAATTTCTCTTTGGATTAAAGAAAGGATTAGGAGAAATCTTGAAAAAAATCTTGACTTGATTTAA
- a CDS encoding DUF167 domain-containing protein, translating to MIEEIIKKTEKGVLIDIEVTTNAKKNEIGKINKWRKRLEVKIKEQPIEGRANKAILKFLKEIFKTDVELNPVTTSPQKTVLISCDTKEYVVNILKREIKSV from the coding sequence TTGATTGAAGAAATAATCAAAAAAACTGAAAAAGGAGTTTTAATCGATATAGAGGTTACTACTAATGCTAAAAAGAACGAAATTGGAAAAATTAATAAATGGCGTAAAAGACTTGAAGTAAAAATTAAAGAACAACCAATTGAAGGAAGGGCAAATAAAGCCATTTTAAAATTTTTAAAAGAAATTTTTAAAACAGATGTTGAACTAAATCCAGTAACAACTTCGCCCCAAAAAACAGTACTTATATCATGTGATACAAAAGAATATGTTGTAAACATTTTAAAAAGGGAAATTAAATCAGTCTAA
- a CDS encoding 2-isopropylmalate synthase: protein MESYVYSNEIIKNSLKAMNLPKNVRIFDTTLRDGEQTPGVSLTPDEKIAIAEKLSEIGVSAIEAGFPVSSEGERESIKKIASLGLDCEICGLSRAVKKDIDVAIDCDVQSIHTFIATSPLHREYKLKMSKEQIIETLVKSIEYIKEHGITVEFSAEDATRTELEYLKEAYKNAVDAGADRINVPDTVGVMVPNSMKYLISELKKDIKVPISVHCHNDFGLGVSNSIAAVEAGALQVHCTVNGLGERAGNASLEETVMSLDMIYGIDTGIKTEMLTKLSKLVSHYTGIKTQPNKAIVGENSFAHESGIHAHGVLAHALTYEPIDPEIVGNRRRIVLGKHSGAHAIKSKLSEIGVEVGTSVSNEQFSEIVERIKSIGDKGKIVTDADVMAIAEDITKRTLKSQRIVDLEQFAVITGNNVIPTASVALKIKDQVYKKSEIGVGPVDAALKAIQAVVGEHIRLNEYSINAISGGTDAIAEVTVRLENHEKEVIAKATSDDVVRASVEAVIDGINKLME from the coding sequence ATGGAATCATACGTATACTCTAACGAAATTATTAAAAATTCTTTAAAAGCGATGAATCTACCAAAAAATGTGAGAATATTTGATACCACTTTAAGAGATGGAGAACAAACCCCAGGTGTTTCTCTAACGCCCGATGAAAAGATAGCTATTGCAGAAAAGCTTTCTGAAATTGGGGTTTCGGCAATTGAAGCTGGTTTTCCAGTATCTTCAGAAGGTGAACGGGAATCAATAAAAAAAATAGCTTCCCTTGGACTTGATTGTGAGATATGCGGGCTTTCAAGGGCTGTTAAAAAGGACATAGATGTTGCAATAGATTGCGATGTTCAAAGTATTCATACATTTATTGCAACATCGCCACTGCATAGGGAATACAAGCTAAAAATGAGTAAAGAACAAATTATCGAAACTCTCGTAAAATCGATTGAATACATTAAAGAACATGGAATAACTGTTGAATTTTCAGCAGAAGATGCAACTAGAACGGAACTTGAATACTTAAAAGAGGCTTATAAAAATGCGGTCGATGCAGGAGCTGACAGGATAAACGTTCCAGATACAGTTGGAGTAATGGTTCCAAATTCGATGAAATATTTAATATCTGAATTAAAAAAGGATATAAAAGTTCCAATATCAGTTCATTGTCATAATGACTTTGGACTAGGGGTTTCAAATTCTATTGCAGCAGTGGAAGCAGGAGCACTACAGGTACACTGTACAGTAAATGGACTTGGTGAAAGGGCAGGTAATGCATCTTTAGAAGAAACAGTAATGTCATTAGATATGATTTACGGAATAGACACAGGAATTAAAACAGAAATGCTAACAAAACTTTCAAAGCTTGTTTCACATTATACGGGGATTAAAACTCAGCCTAATAAAGCTATTGTTGGTGAAAATTCGTTTGCCCATGAAAGTGGAATCCATGCACACGGTGTTTTAGCACATGCATTAACTTATGAGCCAATTGACCCTGAAATTGTTGGAAACAGGCGGAGAATTGTGCTTGGAAAACATAGCGGGGCCCATGCAATAAAATCCAAACTTTCCGAAATTGGCGTTGAAGTTGGAACAAGCGTTTCAAATGAGCAGTTTTCTGAAATCGTTGAAAGGATAAAATCTATTGGCGACAAAGGAAAAATAGTAACTGATGCAGATGTAATGGCAATAGCAGAGGACATTACCAAAAGAACCTTAAAATCACAAAGAATTGTTGACTTAGAGCAGTTTGCAGTAATTACTGGAAACAACGTAATACCTACGGCAAGTGTTGCATTGAAAATAAAAGACCAAGTTTATAAAAAGTCAGAAATTGGTGTTGGGCCAGTTGATGCTGCATTAAAAGCAATTCAAGCAGTAGTTGGTGAACATATACGGCTAAACGAATACAGTATTAACGCAATATCCGGCGGAACCGATGCAATTGCGGAGGTTACGGTAAGACTTGAAAATCATGAAAAAGAAGTTATTGCAAAAGCTACAAGCGATGACGTTGTTAGGGCCTCAGTAGAAGCAGTGATTGATGGAATAAATAAACTAATGGAATAA
- the cysS gene encoding cysteine--tRNA ligase gives MLRIYNTITKSEEVFKTLNNEEVKIYVCGPTVYDETHIGHGRTYVSFDIIRRYLEHIGYSVKLVINFTDIDDKIINRALNLNVTPKKISEKYIEIFLNDMKTLNVKPADIYPKVTENIPEIISFIDKLIEKGFAYKTDSGVYFEIEKFKDYGKLSNINLENLISEDKLESKSEKKNRFDFALWKNKKSGEPYWKSPFGDGRPGWHIECSVMSMKYLGEQFDIHGGGRDLSFPHHENEIAQSSAYSGKNWVNYWVHTGFVMVNGEKMSKSLGNFVTISEISKKYSPEVLRLFFIQRHYKSPIDYTEESMEHAKASLQKLYNVIESVRIALENPVNSVWDENEAFFYNVLKNSKINFYRAMDSDFNSVNALKTVFEVSNSVTKYLSVSKSPNVALLIKTLDFFKNVGEIFGLFEGYFYKSSNVKEESLIKFLVDLRDDLRSKKNYETSDKIRDGLKELGYQIEDSSKENTVFKKINI, from the coding sequence ATGTTAAGGATATATAACACAATTACAAAATCTGAAGAAGTATTTAAAACTTTAAATAACGAAGAAGTTAAAATTTATGTTTGTGGCCCAACAGTCTACGATGAAACTCATATTGGACATGGTAGAACGTATGTTTCTTTTGACATTATTAGGCGGTATTTAGAACATATTGGATATAGTGTAAAACTTGTCATAAATTTTACAGATATTGATGACAAAATAATAAATCGGGCACTAAATTTAAATGTAACTCCAAAAAAAATCTCGGAAAAATACATTGAAATATTTTTAAACGATATGAAAACATTAAATGTTAAACCTGCCGATATTTATCCTAAAGTTACAGAAAATATTCCCGAAATTATTTCTTTTATTGATAAGCTAATTGAAAAGGGCTTTGCATATAAGACGGATAGTGGTGTTTACTTTGAAATTGAAAAATTCAAAGATTATGGAAAATTAAGTAATATTAATTTAGAAAACTTAATTTCTGAAGATAAATTAGAAAGTAAAAGTGAAAAGAAAAATCGTTTTGATTTTGCATTGTGGAAAAATAAAAAATCAGGAGAACCTTACTGGAAAAGCCCTTTTGGAGATGGAAGGCCCGGCTGGCATATAGAATGTTCAGTAATGAGCATGAAGTATTTAGGGGAACAGTTTGACATTCACGGCGGAGGAAGGGATTTATCATTTCCACACCATGAAAACGAAATTGCACAAAGCAGTGCATATTCTGGAAAAAATTGGGTAAATTACTGGGTACATACGGGTTTTGTAATGGTTAATGGCGAAAAAATGAGTAAGAGTTTAGGTAATTTCGTTACTATTTCAGAAATCTCAAAAAAATACTCCCCCGAAGTTTTAAGGCTATTTTTTATTCAGAGACATTATAAAAGCCCGATTGATTATACTGAAGAATCAATGGAACATGCTAAGGCTTCACTTCAAAAACTATATAATGTAATTGAAAGTGTTAGAATTGCACTTGAAAATCCCGTAAATAGCGTTTGGGATGAAAATGAAGCTTTCTTTTACAATGTTTTAAAAAATTCGAAAATAAATTTTTATAGGGCAATGGATTCAGATTTTAATTCAGTTAATGCATTAAAAACAGTTTTTGAAGTTTCAAATAGCGTAACTAAATATTTAAGTGTCTCAAAATCTCCAAATGTAGCTTTACTTATAAAAACCCTTGATTTTTTTAAAAATGTCGGTGAAATATTCGGTTTATTTGAAGGTTATTTTTATAAATCTTCTAACGTTAAAGAGGAAAGTTTAATTAAATTTTTAGTAGATTTAAGGGATGATTTAAGGTCAAAAAAGAATTATGAAACGTCTGACAAAATAAGGGACGGGTTAAAAGAATTAGGATACCAAATTGAAGACAGTTCAAAAGAAAATACGGTATTTAAAAAAATAAATATTTAA
- a CDS encoding S16 family serine protease, translated as MKKILAILIILISITSGFALNLENSGFKRSINITAPAVSLTDEGYVGAPVKIEVIVSFGNGHTFMDTMPLTELDMQGSARIASKVAFDFCGKEKNEYDVYYIIRSEVPTVGGPSAGAVLTVATIAAINGWEVNENVMMTGMIGPDGTIGPVGGILEKIKVGSEMGIDYFLIPYGQRNQVDSNNNSIDAVKYGKSLGITVIEVSNIYDAIYYFTGYKISKSHEVNPILEYRYIKTMEGLSEVTLERSKKELEELKTLDTSNLNSSEITEFEDALKSASNLIIISNEFHFKKEYYASTSRSFNALITLESIKAKHYYKDNESIKNYIDEVEKSVSLKKEKIKDVKLTKNNLEYVFAAKSRVYEAFELVEESKNSYENGDLDSAIYYASYAKLRAETGIWWLNLSQQPDYSEEIDEKYLKYLAREYLDNSEIVIIYSSMLFSEKLLSYPVRQIEESKKYYNQKEYLLSISKSIDAYVYATTILDYSSDVEYLKKLAVKKINNVADCGNNLDNTTYVPVSALGYLEYSNSLEDKYSKVLYLKYATAFAQMNIDILKELENFEKKDFNDLKLVPKNFDPYKAHKNIFTNIVYLLVGMLSGLIIRSIYSGHD; from the coding sequence ATGAAAAAAATTTTGGCAATTTTAATAATCTTAATTTCAATTACATCAGGATTTGCATTAAATTTAGAAAATTCGGGATTTAAGCGTTCAATTAATATTACAGCCCCTGCAGTTTCTTTAACGGATGAAGGTTATGTTGGAGCACCGGTTAAAATAGAGGTTATAGTTTCGTTTGGAAATGGCCATACATTTATGGATACCATGCCACTTACGGAACTTGATATGCAAGGTTCTGCAAGAATAGCTTCAAAAGTTGCGTTTGATTTTTGCGGAAAAGAAAAAAATGAATATGACGTTTATTATATCATTCGTTCTGAAGTTCCAACAGTTGGAGGCCCTTCTGCGGGAGCTGTTTTAACCGTTGCAACAATTGCTGCAATTAATGGTTGGGAAGTAAATGAAAACGTCATGATGACTGGAATGATAGGCCCAGACGGAACTATTGGCCCCGTTGGCGGAATACTTGAAAAAATAAAAGTTGGAAGTGAAATGGGGATTGATTATTTTTTAATACCTTACGGCCAAAGAAATCAGGTTGATTCCAATAATAACTCAATAGATGCTGTAAAATATGGTAAAAGCCTCGGAATTACCGTAATTGAAGTTAGTAACATTTATGATGCTATTTACTACTTTACGGGATATAAAATATCAAAAAGTCATGAAGTTAATCCTATTTTAGAATATAGATATATAAAAACCATGGAAGGGCTTTCAGAGGTAACTCTTGAACGTTCAAAAAAAGAACTTGAGGAGCTAAAAACTCTTGATACCAGTAATTTAAATTCTAGTGAAATTACGGAATTTGAAGATGCACTAAAAAGTGCGTCAAACCTCATAATTATTTCAAATGAATTTCATTTTAAAAAAGAATACTATGCAAGTACGTCAAGGAGTTTTAACGCACTTATAACACTTGAATCAATCAAAGCAAAGCATTATTATAAAGATAACGAATCTATAAAAAATTACATTGATGAGGTAGAAAAAAGCGTTTCTTTAAAGAAAGAAAAAATAAAAGACGTGAAACTTACAAAAAATAATTTAGAGTATGTTTTCGCTGCAAAAAGTAGAGTTTATGAAGCTTTTGAATTAGTTGAAGAATCTAAAAATAGTTACGAAAATGGAGATTTAGATTCTGCAATTTATTATGCATCATATGCAAAATTAAGGGCGGAAACTGGAATATGGTGGCTTAATTTATCACAGCAGCCTGATTATTCCGAAGAAATTGACGAAAAATATTTAAAATACCTTGCAAGGGAATATTTAGATAATTCAGAAATTGTTATTATATATTCTTCGATGTTATTTTCTGAAAAATTATTAAGCTATCCTGTAAGGCAGATTGAAGAATCTAAAAAGTACTATAATCAAAAAGAATACCTTCTTTCAATCTCAAAAAGTATTGATGCTTATGTTTATGCCACAACAATTTTAGACTATTCGTCAGATGTTGAATATTTAAAAAAATTGGCCGTAAAAAAAATAAATAATGTGGCAGATTGTGGAAATAATTTAGATAATACTACTTACGTGCCTGTTTCTGCACTTGGTTATTTAGAATACTCCAATAGTTTAGAAGACAAATATTCAAAGGTCCTTTATTTAAAATATGCAACTGCATTTGCACAGATGAATATTGATATATTAAAAGAACTTGAAAACTTCGAAAAAAAGGATTTTAATGACTTAAAATTAGTTCCTAAAAATTTTGACCCCTATAAAGCCCATAAAAATATTTTTACAAACATAGTATACCTATTAGTTGGAATGTTATCTGGATTAATAATTAGGTCAATTTACAGTGGACATGATTAA
- a CDS encoding Rrf2 family transcriptional regulator, translating into MKIDGITEQILTILEKYTTTKEIAMELKTHPKNIDRYIRVLRDLGFVDTKKGKTGGVFLTNEGKYVLKKKNINLITILEKVVENYED; encoded by the coding sequence ATGAAGATTGATGGAATAACAGAACAAATCTTGACTATTCTTGAAAAATATACTACTACAAAAGAAATAGCAATGGAATTAAAAACCCATCCTAAAAATATTGACCGATATATCCGAGTTTTAAGGGATTTGGGATTTGTAGATACCAAAAAAGGAAAAACAGGCGGAGTTTTTTTAACTAATGAAGGAAAATATGTTTTAAAGAAGAAAAATATAAATTTAATTACAATTTTGGAAAAAGTCGTGGAAAATTATGAAGATTGA
- a CDS encoding YbgA family protein, which yields MKNFKKPNIIISRCIEHDNCRYDGHKISSDFVKNTKKYFNYITVCPEVEIGLPIPRNSLKIAFKNNNYEFVQNNTYNNYTEKIRIFSSNFLESITNVDGFILKNKSPSCGVKGVKIYLENGNPINQKTEGFFAKEVLKRFPNIPIEDEARLRNKRIKDHFLTKVYTLLDFKDTKYSKSIKELIEFHTKNKLLFMAYNQKQKDILGNIVGNYSKNFDNLIKYYELNLNLLLSRPPLTESNINVLMHIFGYVSRKLSKEEKELFIESLERYRNELECINIPIILLKSWIIRFDVDYLKKQTYFEPFPMELSDNSDLFKRDYWKE from the coding sequence TTGAAAAATTTTAAAAAACCAAATATTATAATAAGTAGATGTATCGAACATGATAACTGTAGGTATGACGGCCATAAAATTTCAAGCGATTTTGTAAAAAATACTAAAAAATACTTTAACTATATAACTGTGTGTCCCGAAGTTGAAATCGGGCTTCCAATTCCAAGAAATTCTTTAAAAATTGCTTTTAAAAATAATAACTATGAATTTGTTCAAAATAATACATATAATAATTATACCGAAAAAATTAGAATTTTTTCATCGAATTTTTTAGAATCAATAACCAATGTTGATGGATTTATACTAAAAAATAAGTCCCCTTCTTGTGGAGTAAAGGGGGTTAAAATATATCTTGAAAATGGAAACCCGATAAATCAGAAAACAGAAGGTTTTTTTGCCAAAGAAGTTTTAAAGAGATTTCCAAATATTCCAATAGAAGACGAAGCAAGGCTTAGAAATAAGCGGATAAAAGACCATTTTTTAACAAAAGTATATACGCTTTTAGATTTTAAAGATACTAAATATTCTAAATCCATAAAAGAATTAATAGAATTTCATACAAAAAATAAATTACTATTCATGGCATACAATCAAAAACAAAAGGACATTTTAGGAAATATAGTTGGAAATTATTCCAAAAATTTTGATAATTTAATAAAATATTACGAATTAAATCTAAATTTGCTTTTAAGTCGACCTCCTTTAACTGAATCTAACATAAACGTCCTTATGCATATTTTTGGGTACGTTTCTAGAAAACTTTCAAAGGAAGAAAAAGAGCTATTTATCGAGTCATTAGAACGGTACCGTAATGAACTTGAATGTATTAATATTCCAATAATTCTTTTGAAATCATGGATTATTCGTTTTGACGTTGATTACCTAAAAAAACAGACTTATTTTGAACCTTTTCCAATGGAACTTTCAGATAATAGCGATTTATTTAAAAGAGACTATTGGAAAGAATAG
- the hdrC gene encoding CoB--CoM heterodisulfide reductase subunit C gives MMKAENLNKDFVNKIIDAGTPVPGEKEVASLKACYQCGTCTGSCPSGRRTAYRTRKVIRQALLGMDSVLDSDDIWKCTTCYTCYERCPRDVKVTEIIKTIRNLAAQKGNMATPHKMTAVYVLKAGHAVPANEDTAKLRKSLGLAEKAPIAQFSQKDMDEIRTIAKCLKFDDLIGFDWKTMGLKQ, from the coding sequence ATGATGAAAGCTGAAAATTTAAACAAAGATTTTGTTAACAAAATCATTGATGCTGGAACTCCAGTTCCAGGTGAAAAGGAAGTAGCTTCATTAAAAGCATGCTACCAATGCGGTACATGTACTGGAAGCTGCCCAAGTGGTAGAAGGACTGCATACAGAACAAGAAAGGTAATTAGGCAAGCATTACTTGGTATGGATAGTGTTTTAGATAGTGACGATATTTGGAAGTGTACAACTTGCTACACTTGCTATGAGAGATGCCCAAGAGATGTTAAAGTAACTGAAATTATTAAAACAATAAGAAATTTGGCAGCTCAAAAAGGAAACATGGCAACTCCGCATAAAATGACCGCAGTATACGTTTTAAAAGCTGGTCATGCGGTACCTGCAAATGAAGATACTGCAAAATTAAGAAAATCATTAGGACTCGCTGAAAAAGCACCAATTGCACAATTCAGTCAAAAAGATATGGATGAAATTAGAACAATTGCTAAGTGTTTGAAATTTGATGATTTAATAGGATTTGACTGGAAAACAATGGGTTTAAAACAATAA
- the cyaB gene encoding class IV adenylate cyclase, whose product MIEVEIKVNLSNENPEKILESLLKMGFLKKEIKEQTDTYFNGIDRDFQITDEALRIRCSKTVGKNDEKIYVTYKGKKLDGISKTREEIEVEVFEVNSMHKIFEKLGFKPVRPIKKVREIYQKEDIEVSFDDVLDVGKYLEIEKVVSNNFERESALFELLDLLKSLNISTDKLEKRSYLELRRGNRE is encoded by the coding sequence ATGATTGAAGTAGAAATAAAGGTAAATTTAAGCAATGAAAATCCTGAAAAAATACTTGAAAGTCTATTAAAAATGGGTTTTCTAAAAAAAGAAATAAAAGAACAAACTGATACCTACTTTAATGGCATTGATAGGGATTTTCAAATTACTGACGAAGCGTTACGGATAAGATGTTCAAAAACTGTTGGAAAAAACGATGAAAAGATATATGTTACATATAAGGGTAAAAAATTAGATGGCATCTCAAAAACAAGGGAAGAAATTGAGGTGGAAGTTTTTGAAGTGAATTCAATGCATAAAATATTTGAAAAATTAGGTTTTAAACCCGTAAGGCCAATTAAAAAAGTTAGGGAAATATATCAAAAAGAAGACATAGAAGTTTCTTTTGATGATGTTTTAGATGTTGGAAAGTATTTGGAAATTGAAAAAGTAGTATCTAATAATTTTGAACGAGAAAGTGCATTATTTGAACTTTTGGACTTACTGAAAAGTTTAAATATTAGTACTGACAAATTAGAAAAGAGATCTTATTTAGAGTTACGGAGAGGGAACCGTGAATAA
- a CDS encoding Rrf2 family transcriptional regulator gives MKIDGITEQILTILEKYTTTKEIAMELKTHPKNIDRYIRVLRDLGFVDTKKGKTGGVFLTNEGKYVLKKKNINLITIKVQVVANDKIGLLASISSKISEINGNILSTTLEKEGNKVVIWLVIENLEFNDLKENLEGIAEKVVLV, from the coding sequence ATGAAGATTGATGGAATAACAGAACAAATCTTGACTATTCTTGAAAAATATACTACTACAAAAGAAATAGCAATGGAATTAAAAACCCATCCTAAAAATATTGACCGATATATCCGAGTTTTAAGGGATTTGGGATTTGTAGATACCAAAAAAGGAAAAACAGGCGGAGTTTTTTTAACTAATGAAGGAAAATATGTTTTAAAGAAGAAAAATATAAATTTAATTACAATTAAGGTTCAGGTAGTTGCAAATGATAAAATAGGGCTTTTAGCAAGTATTTCTTCAAAAATTTCTGAAATAAATGGGAATATTCTTTCAACAACCCTTGAAAAAGAGGGAAATAAGGTTGTAATATGGTTAGTTATTGAAAACCTTGAATTTAATGATTTGAAAGAGAATTTAGAAGGTATTGCAGAAAAAGTGGTGTTAGTATGA
- a CDS encoding IMPACT family protein, whose translation MDKKYYKTFKKYSKVERIVKDSLFIGYGKPVSSEKEAKEFILKIKEIHKDATHNVSAYRINSLNNFSIKYDDDGEPQGSSGKPIYRVIELKDIQNVVIVVTRYFGGTKLGYGGILKAYLDTASEVITSSEILEVFQKSQIFLEFEYSHIETIKKAIENLGKIIEETYFEKVRYKVEVNFGFEEELIKKLVSATKNNIKIENINSNIRN comes from the coding sequence TTGGATAAAAAATATTATAAAACATTTAAAAAATATTCAAAAGTTGAACGAATTGTCAAAGATTCACTATTTATAGGCTACGGTAAACCCGTATCCAGTGAAAAAGAGGCTAAAGAATTTATTTTAAAAATTAAAGAAATTCACAAAGATGCAACACATAACGTTTCAGCATATCGGATAAATAGTTTAAACAATTTTTCAATAAAGTATGACGACGATGGAGAGCCACAGGGAAGTTCTGGAAAACCCATTTACAGAGTCATAGAGTTAAAAGACATTCAAAATGTAGTAATTGTAGTAACAAGATATTTTGGCGGCACTAAGCTTGGTTACGGTGGAATTTTAAAAGCTTATTTAGATACTGCAAGTGAAGTTATAACTTCTTCAGAAATTTTAGAAGTATTTCAAAAATCACAAATTTTTTTAGAATTTGAATATTCTCATATCGAAACTATTAAAAAAGCCATAGAAAATTTAGGGAAAATCATTGAAGAAACGTATTTTGAAAAAGTAAGATATAAAGTAGAAGTTAATTTTGGTTTTGAAGAAGAACTTATTAAAAAGCTTGTAAGCGCAACTAAAAATAATATTAAGATTGAAAATATCAATAGTAATATACGCAATTAA
- a CDS encoding NAD(P)-binding protein, translated as MKNIDFDYDVIIIGAEPSGLFCAFELSENSNLRILVIDKGKDILDRICPIKNTKKCMHCSTCQIM; from the coding sequence ATGAAAAATATAGACTTTGATTACGACGTAATTATAATAGGTGCGGAGCCTTCTGGACTTTTTTGCGCATTTGAACTTTCAGAAAATAGTAATTTAAGAATACTCGTAATTGATAAAGGTAAAGATATTTTAGACCGGATTTGTCCGATTAAAAATACTAAAAAGTGCATGCATTGTAGTACTTGCCAAATAATGTAG